The genomic DNA TTTTCCGGAAGTAAGTTATCATGAAAACACACGTGTTATTATTGTGTCAATGGAAGATATAGAAGTAGGTTTGATCGTCGATGCTGCAAATGATGTAATAGATATTCCGGCAAATTCAATTGAACCCCCTCCTGAAGTAGTCGGGGGCTTGGATGAGGATTACATTAAGGGCGTAGCAAAAATAGATAAAAGATTATTAATTTTGCTTGATCTCGGCCGCGTTTTAAAATCGGATGAAATCACTGTTTCTGCAGGAAATGAAGGGTAGACCCATGCTATTTATCGAAAAAATTACAAGTTTGCACCTCGATATTTTAAAAGAGATCGGCAATATTGGCGCCGGCAATGCGGCAACGGCGTTGTCTACGTTATTAAATAAAAAAATAGAAATGAACGTACCAAATGTTCGAATTGTTTCGTTTGATGAAATGATGGAAATGGCTGGCGGTGCAGAAAATGTAGTTGCCGGTGTTTTTTTAAGAATTGAAGGAGATGCTCCCGGAAGCATGTTTTTTATACTATCATTAAAACAGGCAGCTGCCTTTATTAAGCGAATGATTGGTGATTTGGAATTCACATTTGAGAACCCTCCATATAATGAACTGGCTTTATCGGCACTTCAAGAACTTGGTAATATCCTGTCTGGTTCTTATTTGTCATCATTGTCAGATTTTACAAATCTGTGTCTATATCCTTCCGTGCCTGCCCTTAGCATCGATATGGTAGGAGCCATCATTAGCTGCGGATTAATTGAATTGTCACAAGTCAGTGATTATGCAATTGTTGTTGAAACGGCATTAAATGAAGATGATTTGCTGGCTTCAGACGGTGTGAAAGGCCATTTTTTCCTCTTGCCTGACCCCGACTCCTTTCTTACTATTTTCAAATCATTAGGGGTTGCAGAGGATGACTGAAAATTTGCATGTTGTTAAAGTAGGAATTGCCGATATGAAGATTGTGCGTGCTCCTGGTTTAATCAGGACTTCCGGACTCGGCTCTTGTGTAGGGGTAGTCATTTACGATCAGGTAAAAGAGATTGCTGGATTAGCTCATGTTATGCTTCCTGATTCCTCTCTTGCAAAGGGAGGTTCAATTAATAGAGCAAAATATGCTGATACAGCAGTAAAAGAACTTGTTTCCTTATTAGTAAAAGGCGGTGCTTGTCCCATGGCGTTAAAAGCAAAAATAGCCGGCGGTGCCCAAATGTTTCAATTTACTGCTGTGAACGATCTGATGAGAATCGGACCGAGAAATGTAGAAGCTGTAAAGAAAGAGCTTGCTAAATTAAAAATAAGCGTTGTTGCAGAAGATGTTGGAGGAAATAACGGAAGAACGATAGAATTCAATCCGAAAACTTGTGAATTATCTATCCGTACGGTAAACAAAGGAACCAGCATAATATAGAGTCTGACTCATAAGCAAAGGGTTAGACCACGCCAATACAAAGTGGTAAACGTTTTGAGGAGGATTACCGTGACAAAGGTTTTAACAACCGATGAGCAAATATATTGGGAAAAATGGGTACGGCATCGTGATCCTCATGCTGGAAATCTACTAGTCAAAAAATATATGCCATTAGTAACTTATCATGTGCAGAGAATCTCTGTCAGTCTACCAAAAAGCGTATCAAGAGATGATTTACATAGCCTTGGAATGATCGGCTTGTATGATGCACTTGAAAAATTTGACCCTGAGCGGGAATTAAAGTTTGATACATATGCTTCTTTTCGCATTCGCGGGGCAATTCTTGATGGTTTGCGAAAAGAAGATTGGCTTCCGAGAAGTACTAGAGATAAAGCTAAAAAGATTGAATCGGCAATTGAAAAGCTTCAACAGAGGTACATGAGAAACGCGACAATAGCAGAAATTGCAGCCGAACTGAATATGTCGGAAGATGAAGTCGTTTCAACCATGAATGAACATTTTTTTGCTAATGTTCTTTCAATTGACGAACAACCTATAGAACAAGATGACAAAGACGGGCAATCATTTGTCCTCAAGGATGAAAAAGCAGAAAATCCCGAAGAAAAAATCGTGAAAGATGAGATGCTTTTGGAATTGGCTGAGCTCATTTCCCAACTGAATGAAAAAGAGCAGATCGTTTTAAGTTTGTTTTACAAAGATGAATTAACATTAACTGAAATCGGCCAAGTAATGGGGCTATCTACGTCGAGAATCTCCCAAATACATTCGAGAGCACTTTACAAATTGCGTCAAGCAATGGAAAAAATTATGTAAAACAGCGGCAGAAAACAATCTATTTAAAGGAAAGATGATCGATTACATCGGATAGAGGGATTATATGGCTACTTTTTTCATTATAATAAGTTTGTTGCTTAATCTATTGGCATTTCTTGCAATCATACTTTTATATTTGCGACAGAATCGTTTAAGTCAGATGGAAAAAAAGCAAGAAAAGATGATTCAGGAAATGGAAGAAGTACTATCGTCTTATATGCTTGAAATGAAAGAAGAAAACGAGATATTTATGAAACGGCTAAAGCATTTGGGTCTAAATAAAGAAACTGTTTTAAATACAACAAGCGAGTTGTCAACTACAGATATATCGGATGATCACTCAGATTCAACAAAAACGGAGCGTGCAATTAAAATAGGAAAAATCGCTCCCTTTCTGGCGGTAAAAGCTTATAAGAAGAACGTCAACAATTCTAAATTTCCGATTGAGAAATCAAACTCTCTATTATCGGATGATAAACAGGCAGGCTCCGAAAATGCATCCGCTGGCTCAGAGGATCATTTCCAAGCTCAAAATATGGAATTCGAACAGAAAGACGATGATTTAAAGCTGTTGTTAAATGAAGTTTATTTGCTTCAACAGCAAGGATTTAGCGTTGAAGATATTGCAAAGAAACTGAATAAAGGAAAGACGGAAATCGAACTTTTGCTTAAATTTCATCATCAAAATGAGCAGGAATAACTTGATTGTCATTTTTACTTGTGCTATATTATGACATGGTGTGAATACACACGCTTGCTGATTTAAACGGATGGTGCTGTCAAAGCGACAGTTTCCGTTTAAAAATGATGCGGGCGGAGGAAAACAAAACCATTAGGAGGAAAAATGCATGTCAGTAATTTCTATGAAGCAATTGCTTGAAGCTGGTGTACATTTCGGTCACCAAACTCGCCGTTGGAATCCTAAAATGAAGAAATATATCTTCACTGAACGCAACGGCATTTACATCATCGACCTTCAAAAAACAGTGAAAAAAGTTGAGGAAGCTTATAATTGGGTAAAAGAGCTTGCAGCGAATGGGGGAACCATTCTTTTCGTTGGTACAAAAAAACAAGCTCAAGATTCTGTAAAGGAAGAAGCAGAACGCTGCGGAATGTTCTACGTTAACCAACGCTGGTTAGGCGGAACTTTAACAAACTTTGCAACAATTCAAAAACGTATACAACGCTTAAAAGATATTGAAAGAATGGCTGAAGACGGCACTTTCGATGTTCTTCCAAAGAAAGAAGTTGTCCAATTAAAGAAAGAGCAAGAGCGTTTAGAAAAATTCCTTGGCGGTATTAAAGAAATGAAACAGCTTCCAGATGCTCTTTTCATCATTGACCCACGCAAAGAGCGCATCGCAGTCGCAGAAGCGCACAAATTAAACATCCCAATCGTAGGTATTGTTGATACAAACTGCGATCCCGATGAAATCGATGTGGTTATCCCTGCAAACGATGATGCTATTCGCGCTGTTAAGCTTTTAACTTCAAAAATCGCAGATGCAATCTTAGAAGCTAAACAAGGTGAAGAAGTAGCAACGGCAGCTGCCGCTGAGTAATGGTAAATGGTTAAAGGTGATAATAGGGAGCACCCTTTATCACCTTTTTTTAAAGAATTCTTAAAACAAAGTTAACATATAATTAAGGAGGATTACTCATTATGGCAATTACTGCACAAATGGTAAAAGAACTTCGCGAAAAAACTGGCGCCGGCATGATGGATTGTAAAAAAGCCCTTCAAGAAACAAACGGTGATATGGAAAAAGCAATCGATTTTCTTCGTGAAAAAGGGATCGCAAAAGCTGCAAAAAAAGCAGACCGTATTGCTGCTGAAGGTATTACATCTATCAAAGTTGAAGGCAATGAGGCAGTCATTCTTGAAGTGAACTCTGAAACTGATTTCGTTGCTAAAAACGAAGGCTTCCAAACACTTGTAAAAGAATTGGCTGACCATCTTCTTAAAAATAAACCTGCTACAGTTGAAGAGGCAGCTGAACAAAAAATGGATAACGGTTCAACTGTTGCAGAACATATAAATGCCGCTGTCGCAAAAATCGGTGAGAAAATCACACTTCGCCGCTTTGAAATCAAAACAAAAACTGACAATGATGCTTTCGGTGCTTACTTGCATATGGGCGGGCGCATCGGTGTTCTAACTGTGTTAGAAGGGACTACTGATGAAGAGGCTGCTAAAGACGTTGCAATGCATATTGCCGCATTAAATCCGAAATACGTTTCTCGCGACCAAGTTTCTCAAGAAGAAGTCGAGCGTGAACGTCAAGTTTTAACACAACAGGCTCTAAATGAAGGAAAACCGGAGAACATCGTTGCAAAAATGGTAGAAGGACGTCTTGGAAAATTTTTCGAAGAAGTCTGTGTTCTTGATCAAGCTTTCGTTAAAAATCCTGACCAAAAAGTACGCCAATTCGTAGAATCAAAAGGCGCAAAAATTCGTGAATTCGTTCGTTACGAAGTTGGAGAAGGCATTGAAAAACGCGAAGAAAACTTCGCAGAAGAAGTTATGAACCAAGTTAAGAAATAAGCCATTAAGCCAGAATTAAACAAAATGATTTATATTCAGGGAACACTTTGTGTTCCCTGTTTTTAAAGCTTGCATGATAGGCTTAAACTACATATGGAGGTTCTTATGAGCAGCCCTAAGTACAAACGCGTAGTATTAAAATTAAGCGGAGAAGCTTTAGCAGGTGATCAAGGTTTCGGCATAAATCCTGCTGTCATTAAATCGGTCGCAGACCAGGTGAAAGAAATAGCTGAATTAGGTGTTGAAGTGGCAGTCGTTGTAGGCGGCGGCAATATTTGGCGCGGGAAAATAGGCAGTGAGATGGGAATGGACAGAGCGACAGCAGATTATATGGGAATGCTGGCAACTGTGATGAATTCCCTTGCATTGCAGGACAGCCTTGAACAATTAGGGATTGAAACTCGTGTCCAAACTTCAATCGAAATGCGCCAAGTGGCAGAACCATATATTCGCAGACGTGCAATTCGCCATCTTGAGAAAAAACGGGTGGTTATTTTCGCTGCTGGTACTGGAAACCCATACTTCTCAACGGATACAACTGCGGCTTTACGGGCAGCCGAAATCGAAGCCGAAGTTATTTTAATGGCGAAAAACAATGTAGATGGGGTATACTCTGCTGATCCACGTGTTGACAAAAATGCAAAAAAATATGATGAACTTTCTTATTTAGATGTTCTAAAAGAGGGACTCGCGGTAATGGATTCAACCGCATCATCATTATGTATGGACAACAATATACCATTAATTGTATTCTCTATTATGGAACAAGGCAATATTAAACGAGCCGTGATGGGCGAAACAATCGGAACAATCGTAAGGGGGAAAAATTAATGCCAAAACAAGTCATTGCAGCTGCCAAAGAAAAAATGACGAAAGCAATTCAAGCATATACACGCGAAATTGCTAGTATTCGTGCAGGCAGAGCGAGCGCTTCTTTATTGGACAGAGTAACCGTTGATTACTATGGAGTGCCTACACCTGTCAATCAATTAGCAGGAATTTCTGTTCCTGAACCTCGCTTGCTTGTCATCCAGCCTTATGATAAATCTATTGTCGGGGAAATCGAAAAGGCTATCTTAAAATCTGATTTGGGATTAAATCCGACAAGTGACGGTTCCCTTATCCGGATTGCTATTCCGCAGCTCACTGAGGAGCGCCGCAAAGAGCTTGTAAAGGTTGTGAAAAAAGAATCAGAAGAAGCTAAAGTCGCGATCAGAAACATCCGCCGCGATGCAAATGATGATCTTAAAAAGCTTGAAAAAGCGGGCGAAATAACAGAAGATGATCTTCGCGGATATTCGGATGATATTCAGAAGCTTACAGATGAACATATTAACAAAATTGATCAAATCACAAAGGATAAAGAAAAGGAAATTTTGGAAGTATAATGATTGCTCGCCGTACGGCGAGCTTTCTTTTTCAAAATAGGAAAAGCGATCATTGTTGTGAAAAAGCTTTTGCTTTCACTTTTTCCTTCATATTTTTTTAGAGATATCTGATTGAATTTTTGGTATGATAAGAGCGTGCAGTTTGAAAAAATTTTTACAAATTCTGCATTTTCCATATTTTTATCGGAGGCTATGATTAACCTGTTTTGGAGGAGCTGTACTATGTTTAACAAAATAAAGCTTTGGAAGAACCAGAATTCCTCTTCCAATCTCCGAGATCGAATAAAAAATATAAAAGAACATCAAGTACCTTCTCATATTGCCATCATTATGGACGGAAACGGCCGCTGGGCAAAAAAAAGAGCATTGCCAAGAGTAGCAGGCCATCATGAGGGTATGAAGGTCGTTCGTAAAATAACAATGCTGGCTAAACAGTTAGGAATTAAGATTTTAACATTGTACGCATTTTCAACGGAAAACTGGAAGCGTCCGAAGAACGAAGTCGAATATTTAATGAAGCTGCCTGAAGAGTTTCTGGACACCTTTTTGCCGGAGCTTGTGAAGGAAAATGTAAAGGTAAATATGATCGGTTATAAGCATAATCTTCCGGAACATACGTTGAGGGCCATTGAAAAAGCGAGCAATGATACAAAGGAAAACGATGGTCTTATATTAAATTTTGCACTCAATTATGGGAGCAGAGCTGAGATTATTGAAGCTGTAAAGAATGTCTTAAAAGATTGCCGAAGTGGAATAATGGATGAAAATGACTTGAACGAGGATGTATTTTCCAATTACTTAATGACTTCCGGACTAGAGGATCCCGATCTCCTAATTAGAACAAGCGGTGAAATTCGGCTGAGCAATTTTATGCTTTGGCAGGTTGCGTATACGGAATTTTGGTTTACGGATGTATTGTGGCCGGATTTTACCGAGGAACATTTAATTGAAGCGATAGAAGTTTTCCAAAACCGCCAGAGGCGCTTCGGGGGGGGGTTTAATCCTCCTTAAATCGGACAAGCGGGGCTTCCATTTCCTTAAATTTAGACGAAGAATATAAAGGTGTTGAATCATTGATGAAGCAAAGAATCATAACAGCAATCACAGCAGCGGCTGTTTTTTTGCCGATTGTTTTTTTTGGAAATATGCCATTTTTAGCTATGATCTACTTATTGGCAACGATCAGCTTATATGAGCTGTTGAAGATGCGCAAACTGAAACTATTTTCAGTTCCAGGAATTATCTCTTTGGCTCTTCTTTGGATATTTTTATTGCCGAATGAGTATTTAAATTTAATTGAAGATCTAAACTATTCCAAGGTAGAAGTTGCGCTATTGGCTGTTTTGCTTTTTCTAACTTATACCGTTGCGACAAAGAACAAGTTTTCATTTGACGATGTTGCCTTTTCAACCATGTCAATCTTGTATATCGGGATTGGGTTTTATTATTTTATTGAAACGCGCGAAGCGGGCTTGACATATGTTTTTTATTCATTGTTTATCGTCTGGGCTACAGATTCAGGTGCTTACTTTATTGGACGGGCTATGGGAAAAAACAAGCTTTGGCCGGAAATCAGCCCGAATAAGACGGTAGAGGGATTTATTGGCGGTATTGTATGTGCCGTTATCGTTGCAGTATTATTTGTGATTTTTACAGATATTGATGCATCAATTATCGAATTGATGATCATCACTGTCTTTTTGTCTATTTTCGGCCAAATTGGCGATCTTGTTGAATCAGCTTTAAAAAGGCATTATGATGTGAAAGATTCCGGCAATATTCTTCCCGGTCATGGCGGCATTTTAGACCGATTTGACAGTCTATTATTTGTTTGGCCGCTTTTGCATTTCTTTCACATGTTGTAAAAAAACCACGTTTTCTTTTGATTGGAATTTTGGATTTAGCAGGAGTTGAATGTATTTGAAGTATGTTAGTTTGTTAGGGGCAACCGGTTCAATTGGTACACAAACATTGGACATAATAAAGGAACATCCTGACCAATTTAAGCTTGCGGCAATGTCTGTCGGCAGGAATCTTGATCTCGCTAGAAAAATCATTAGTGAATTTAAGCCTGAACTTGTTTCAACCCAGGATCAATCTGGTTCAGATATGCTTAGAACAGAATTTCCCGGAATTTTGTTCACTTATGGAGAAGAAGGGTTAACAGAAGTTGCTGTATTCGATAAAACAAATATTCTTGTAAATGCTGTTATGGGCAGTGTCGGTCTATATCCAACATTGCAGGCAATTGAAGCAGGGAAAACAATTGCGATTGCGAATAAAGAGACGCTAGTAACTGCGGGTCATCTCGTCATGGAAGCAGCCCGACGGAAAAAAGTAGCACTTCTCCCGATCGACAGTGAACATTCAGCTATATTCCAGGCTCTTCAAGGAGAAAAAGAAAAAAACATTGAAAAAATTATTTTAACAGCTTCAGGAGGAAGTTTTCGGGACAAAACCCGTGACGAACTAATGAATGTTACTGTAGAAGAAGCCCTGAACCATCCTAATTGGTCGATGGGAGCGAAAATTACGATCGATTCAGCAACAATGATGAACAAGGGCCTTGAAGTGATTGAAGCTCACTGGCTCTTTTCAATGCCATATGACCGAATTCAAGTGCTTTTACATAAGGAAAGTATTATTCATTCAATGGTGGAGTTCCATGACAGCAGCATCATTGCCCAGCTTGGAACTCCGGATATGAGGGTGCCGATTCAATTTGCGTTAACATACCCGGACAGACTGCCGCTTACATCTGCCAGCAAGCTAAATCTTGCACAAATTGGCAAGCTCCATTTTGCTGAGATGGATTTTGACCGTTTTCGCTGTTTAAAGTTTGCATATGAAGCCGGAAAAGCGGGAGGAACGATGCCGACAGTCTTAAATGCCGCAAACGAAGAAGCGGTGGCAGCTTTTCTAAAAGGGGAAATTTCCTTCCTGCAAATCGAAGATTTAATCGAAAAAGCAATCAGCAAGCATCAAATCATTGCACATCCTGATCTTGAAACGATTCAAACAGTTGATAAAGAAACAAGAAGCTTTGTTAAAGGTTTATATTGACTAGTTTCACATAGAATGTAATAAAGAGTGCAATCGGACTTGATTCATACTTGGCTTCAAGCAATATATTTGGTACTCTTTAGCCAAGAAATATATTTGATGCAAAAAACACGAAAAAAATCTGACAGTCTAAAAGGTGGTTATACGTTTGAGTACAGTGTTAGCCTTTATTATCATATTTGGCGCCCTTGTTTTTTTTCATGAATTAGGACATTTTGTTTTTGCTAAAAGAGCGGGTATTTTATGCCGTGAGTTTGCAATCGGTTTTGGCCCGAAAGTATTTTCCTATAAAAAAGGGGAAACTACTTATACGATACGGCTTTTGCCAATAGGCGGATTTGTCCGGATGGCAGGAGAAGACCCTGAAATGGTGGAAATTAAGCCCGGGTACAGAATTGGTTTACTGTTTGACAAAGCCGAAAAAGTAGACAAAATTATTTTAAATAATAAAGAAAAATATCCTGATGCAAGGATTGTAGAAGTAGAGTATGCAGACATTGAACACGAACTTGTCATTAAAGGATATGCGGATGATGAAGATGACGTTCTTCGTACGTTTTCTGTCAATCCTGATGCAACAGTCGTAGAAAATGGCGCAGAAACTCAAATTGCTCCATATAACCGTCAGTTTGCTTCAAAGACACTCGGCCAAAGAGCGATGGCCATATTTGCAGGTCCAATGATGAACTTCATCCTGGCATTTGTGGTCTTTGTTATTATTGCACTTTTACAGGGAGTACCTTCTATGGAACCTGTTCTTGGAAAATTGACTCCGGATGGTGCTGCCTATGAGGCAGGTTTAAAAGAAGGAGATAAGGTTGTAAGCATTAATGGTTCAGAAATTTCAACCTGGACAGATGTGGTGGAAATCATTCGCAAAAATCCAGGCGAAGAACTTAACTTTACGATTGAACGCAATGGAAAAACAATGGAAATAAAAGTTACACCGAAAGTTCAAGAAGCAGAAGGGAAAAAAATCGGTTTAATTGGGGTTTATAGTCCTGTTGAAAAATCACCGTTAAAAGCACTCACTTACGGAGCAAAAGAAACATATTTTTGGACAAAAGAGATTTTCGTAATGCTTGGCAAGTTAGTGACAGGGCAGTTTTCGATTGATTCCCTTTCTGGACCGGTCGGCATTTATGTCTCAACCGATACCGTTGCAAAATCAGGGATTTATTATTTAATGAAATGGGCATCAATTTTAAGCATAAACCTTGGGATCATGAATTTGCTTCCAATACCGGCCTTAGATGGCGGAAGACTATTGTTTTTTGCTGTTGAAGCTGTCAGGGGGAAACCGATTGACCGCCAAAAAGAGGGAATGGTTCATTTTATCGGGTTTGCACTGCTTATGCTATTGATGCTCGTAGTAACATGGAACGATATTCAACGCTTTTTTCTTTAACTCATAAAAAATTTATACTTTGCTTAATGCCTCCGGCCATCGTGCACGGAGGCCCATTGGGATTTAAATAAATGGGGTGTATGATATGAAACAGAGTATGACGCTAATTCCGACATTAAGAGAAGTACCTGCAGATGCAGAAATAAAAAGCCATCAGCTATTATTAAGAGCCGGTTTTATACGGCAAAATGCCAGCGGTGTTTACAGCTATTTGCCTTTAGGGCGAAAAGTTCTGCAAAAAATTGAGGAAATTATTCGTGAAGAAATGGATAATGCTGGAGCAGTCGAATTGTTAATGCCAGCATTGCAGCAAGCGGAACTTTGGCAAGAATCAGGACGTTGGTATACATATGGGCCGGAATTGATGCGGCTAAAAGATCGCCATGAAAGAGAATTCGCTCTTGGTGCAACACATGAAGAAGTGATTACAAGCCTTGTTCGTGATGAAGTAAAATCTTATAAACGTCTTCCACTCACTCTCTATCAGATTCAAACGAAGTTTCGTGATGAAAAGCGTCCGCGTTTCGGGCTTTTGCGAGGAAGAGAGTTTGTCATGAAGGATGCCTATTCCTTTCATTCATCAAAGGAAAGCCTTGACGAAGTATACGAAAAAATATTCCAAGCATATTCAAATATTTTTAGAAGATGCGGACTTAATTTTCGTGCGGTTATTGCTGATTCAGGAGCTATGGGTGGAAAAGATACGCATGAGTTTATGGTGTTATCAGATGTTGGAGAAGATACAATTGCTTACTCTGATACTTCGGACTATGCAGCCAACATTGAAATGGCACCTGTCGTTGTCAAATATGAAAAAGACAATGAGCCAATGAAAGAACTGGAAAAAGTAAAAACAGAAAATCAAAAAACGATAGAAGAAGTATCTGCTTATCTGAATGTAGATAAGAAAAAGTGCATTAAATCATTGCTTTTCAAAGTGGATGAATCATATGTGCTCGTTCTCGTTCGCGGTGACCACGAAGTTAATGATATTAAACTGAAAAATCTATTTGAAGCAAGTACTGCAGATCTGGTTGATGCTGAAGAAACGAAGAAAATTCTTGGCGTAAGTGTTGGATCAATCGGCCCGATTCATGTAAACAATGTTGAAATTGTCGCAGACTTTGCGGTTGAAGCGATCACAAACGGTGTATGCGGTGCCAATGAAGAACATTTCCACTACATAAATGTGAACCCTGGCCGAGATTTTAAAGTGGCACGGTATGCAGACCTCCGGTTTATTCAAGAAGGGGATCCCTCACCGGATGGACAAGGAAAGATTCTTTTTGCGAAAGGAATCGAAGTTGGACATGTCTTTAAGCTCGGAACCCGTTACAGTGAAGCGATGAATGCCGTATATTTAGATGAAAACGGCAAATCACAGCCAATGATCATGGGTTGTTACGGAATAGGAGTTTCTCGGACTTTGGCAGCTGTCGCTGAACAGTTTAACGACGAAAAAGGACTTGTTTGGCCTGCAAATATTGCACCGTTTCATGTACATGTTATTGCTGTAAATATGAAGGATGAAGCACAAACTTCACTTGCAGAGGAAATTTACACAGAATTGCAAAGAAATCGTTATGAAGTTTTACTAGATGACCGTCATGAAAGACCTGGCGTGAAATTTGCAGATGCAGATCTTATTGGCATTCCTGTCCGAGTTACAGTCGGTAAGAAAGCCAGTGAAGGGATCGTTGAAGTAAAAGTGCGCAAAACAGGCGAAATGCAAGAGATTCACAAAGATGATTTGTTGCCTGCACTAGCTGACATATTAAAAAATTTATGATGATAGAGGCTGTCTCATAAGGGTCTGACCCCATGTGTATTTATCAATATATATGGGGTCTGACCCTTAGGCTTTTTAGACAGTCTCTTTTTCCTGAATCATACAGATTACCAGCACTGATGGAAGTTTTACTTTGTGTTATAATTACCTATTGAGTCAGATAAAAGGTTTAATTTTGATTGATAGGAGAGAGAAAGATGAGCGATAAAGCTTCTGGCAAGAAAGAGCGATTCCAACTCTTGCTCCAGCAGCTGCAGTTGACGGAAGACGCGGTTGTACAGCATTTTTATAATGCTGAAATCGAAAAAGTCACGATTGAAAAGAAAGCCAAAAAGTGGCATTTTTATTTTCAGTTTGAAAAGATTATCCCCTGCAGTGTTTTTCGCCGTTTTACCGCTCAGCTGGATAAAGCATTCTCACATATTGCCAATATTTCATATTCCATAAAAGTTGCTAATCAAGAGTTTACAGACGAGCTCATCATTGATTATTGGAAAAGCTGTATTCAAGATATTGACGGGATATCGCCGCCGCTTTTAAAACTGCTAAACGAACAAATTCCAAAGGTTCAAGGAAATAAAATCGTTATACAAGCAAGAAATGAAGCTGAAGGGCTTGCGATTAAAAAGAAATATGCCGGAATTATCACGAATATTTATCAGTCATTCGGATTTCCCAACCTCACACTAGAAATCGAAATTTCTAGTGAATCCTCCAATGAAGAATATAAGCAGTTTCTGCTTGCCAAAGAAAAAGAAGATCAGGAAAGAAATCTTCAAGCTCTCGTTGAAATGCAGAAAAAGGAAGCTGAAAAAGAAAAGGGAATCGAGTCTGAAAATGGTCCGCTAATGATCGGCTTGACAATTAAAGACGATTCCGATTTTAGAAAACTCGAAGAAATCGTTGAAGAAGAGCGCAGAGTTGCGATTGAAGGGTATGTGTTTGAGGCGGAAACGAAAGAGCTAAAAAGTGGTAGAACTCTATTAACCTTCAAAATTACGGATTATACAAGCTCGATCTTAGTCAAAATGTTTTCCAGGGATAAAGAAGATGCAGAAAAGTTTCAGCGCGTGAAAAAGGGAATGTGGCTGAAAGTCAGGGGCAGTATTCAAAACGATACATTTGTCAGGGATCTTGTAATGATCGGAAACGATATAAACGAAATTAAACCGATTGAAAGAAAAGACACCGCACCTGAAGGGGAAAAACGAGTCGAACTCCATTTGCATACGCCGATGAGCCAAATGGATGCCGTCACATCTGTAAGCACGTT from Bacillus methanolicus MGA3 includes the following:
- a CDS encoding chemotaxis protein CheW, translated to MTMAQTDDIKVIVFQLMDKEYAIPVSQVQSIEKVPPITRVPGTSSFVKGVINLRGVVTPIIDLRKRFGFPEVSYHENTRVIIVSMEDIEVGLIVDAANDVIDIPANSIEPPPEVVGGLDEDYIKGVAKIDKRLLILLDLGRVLKSDEITVSAGNEG
- a CDS encoding chemotaxis protein CheC; amino-acid sequence: MLFIEKITSLHLDILKEIGNIGAGNAATALSTLLNKKIEMNVPNVRIVSFDEMMEMAGGAENVVAGVFLRIEGDAPGSMFFILSLKQAAAFIKRMIGDLEFTFENPPYNELALSALQELGNILSGSYLSSLSDFTNLCLYPSVPALSIDMVGAIISCGLIELSQVSDYAIVVETALNEDDLLASDGVKGHFFLLPDPDSFLTIFKSLGVAEDD
- a CDS encoding chemotaxis protein CheD; this translates as MTENLHVVKVGIADMKIVRAPGLIRTSGLGSCVGVVIYDQVKEIAGLAHVMLPDSSLAKGGSINRAKYADTAVKELVSLLVKGGACPMALKAKIAGGAQMFQFTAVNDLMRIGPRNVEAVKKELAKLKISVVAEDVGGNNGRTIEFNPKTCELSIRTVNKGTSII
- a CDS encoding FliA/WhiG family RNA polymerase sigma factor, producing MTKVLTTDEQIYWEKWVRHRDPHAGNLLVKKYMPLVTYHVQRISVSLPKSVSRDDLHSLGMIGLYDALEKFDPERELKFDTYASFRIRGAILDGLRKEDWLPRSTRDKAKKIESAIEKLQQRYMRNATIAEIAAELNMSEDEVVSTMNEHFFANVLSIDEQPIEQDDKDGQSFVLKDEKAENPEEKIVKDEMLLELAELISQLNEKEQIVLSLFYKDELTLTEIGQVMGLSTSRISQIHSRALYKLRQAMEKIM
- the rpsB gene encoding 30S ribosomal protein S2, whose amino-acid sequence is MSVISMKQLLEAGVHFGHQTRRWNPKMKKYIFTERNGIYIIDLQKTVKKVEEAYNWVKELAANGGTILFVGTKKQAQDSVKEEAERCGMFYVNQRWLGGTLTNFATIQKRIQRLKDIERMAEDGTFDVLPKKEVVQLKKEQERLEKFLGGIKEMKQLPDALFIIDPRKERIAVAEAHKLNIPIVGIVDTNCDPDEIDVVIPANDDAIRAVKLLTSKIADAILEAKQGEEVATAAAAE
- the tsf gene encoding translation elongation factor Ts; translation: MAITAQMVKELREKTGAGMMDCKKALQETNGDMEKAIDFLREKGIAKAAKKADRIAAEGITSIKVEGNEAVILEVNSETDFVAKNEGFQTLVKELADHLLKNKPATVEEAAEQKMDNGSTVAEHINAAVAKIGEKITLRRFEIKTKTDNDAFGAYLHMGGRIGVLTVLEGTTDEEAAKDVAMHIAALNPKYVSRDQVSQEEVERERQVLTQQALNEGKPENIVAKMVEGRLGKFFEEVCVLDQAFVKNPDQKVRQFVESKGAKIREFVRYEVGEGIEKREENFAEEVMNQVKK
- the pyrH gene encoding UMP kinase — translated: MSSPKYKRVVLKLSGEALAGDQGFGINPAVIKSVADQVKEIAELGVEVAVVVGGGNIWRGKIGSEMGMDRATADYMGMLATVMNSLALQDSLEQLGIETRVQTSIEMRQVAEPYIRRRAIRHLEKKRVVIFAAGTGNPYFSTDTTAALRAAEIEAEVILMAKNNVDGVYSADPRVDKNAKKYDELSYLDVLKEGLAVMDSTASSLCMDNNIPLIVFSIMEQGNIKRAVMGETIGTIVRGKN
- the frr gene encoding ribosome recycling factor produces the protein MPKQVIAAAKEKMTKAIQAYTREIASIRAGRASASLLDRVTVDYYGVPTPVNQLAGISVPEPRLLVIQPYDKSIVGEIEKAILKSDLGLNPTSDGSLIRIAIPQLTEERRKELVKVVKKESEEAKVAIRNIRRDANDDLKKLEKAGEITEDDLRGYSDDIQKLTDEHINKIDQITKDKEKEILEV